The genomic stretch CGCCGAGACATCGCGCAGCGCGATCTGCCAGCGCTTGGCGAGCATCCACGCCTTCGTCTGCACCTCGGCCTGCTTCACCACGCCCTGGGCGACCGCGGCGCGCTCCACGCCGTAGCTGTCCAACAGCCCCGGCGCGGCCGCGCCGCGGTGCACCAGGGCCAGCTTCCAGGCGAGGTTGTGGGCGTCGGTCACCCCGGTGTTCAGGCCCTGGCCGCCCGCCGGGCTGTGGATGTGCGCAGCGTCGCCCGCGAGGAAGACCCGTCCGGCGCGGAACCGCTCGGCGTGCCGGGCGTGGATGGAGAACGTGGTCTGCCAGGAGACGTCGTACAGCTTCAGGCCGCCGGGGCCCCGCTTGTCGACGAAGTCCTGGAGGACCTCCTCGGTGAGGTCCTCGGGGCGCATGCCGGGCGGGCCCGCGGTGAACACGCGGAAGCGGCCGTTGTAGAGCGGGACCAGGACCATGATCCCGTTCTTCGTGCAGTAGTAGTGCACGGCGTCCCGCTGGAGGTCCCCGTCGATCGCGGTGTCGGCGAGGATGAACACGTTGGGATAGGTGGCGCCCTTGAACTCCACACCCAGCGACTTGCGGACCATGCTGCCCGCGCCGTCGCCGCCGATGACGTAGGCGAACTCCTCGGTGGACTCGGTGCCGTCCGGGGAGCGCAGGGTCGCCAGCACGCCGTCCGGGTCCTGGCTCAGCCGGGTCAGCTCCGTGCGCCACTCGATCCGGCCGCCGAAGTCGGTGAACGCCTCGCGCAGCAGTTCCTCGACGTCCGGCTGGACGATCACCATCGGGCGGGTGCGGTCGCCGAAGACGATGTCGCAGATCGGGTCGGTGCCGGAGTTGTAGCGGAAAGAGTGCACGGGCAGACCGTGCTTGTCGATGTATGCGGTGGCGCCGAGGCCGCGGAACACCTCCAGGGTGCGGGGCCACACCATCAGCGCCTTGGTCAGCGGGCTGGGCGCGTCGGTCTTGTCCACCAGGCGCACCGGGGTGCCCCGGCGGGCCAGTTCGGCGGCGGCGGTCAGGCCGACCGGGCCCGCGCCGACGACCAGCACCGGCCTGCTGTCGGGCCCGCTCGTCTCGGGCTTGCTCATGAGGTCTCTCCCATCGTGATCGGTTCCCGGGTGTCGTGTTCGGCGGCGGCCGTGGTCTTCTCGGCCGGGGCGGGGCGCAGCATCCGCATGATCAGCGGGGCGCCCAGCGCGCACACGGCGGCGAGCAGCCACAGCACGGTGTGCAGGGCGGAGGTGTAGGCGTCCGAGACGTAGGCGATGAAGTCGGCCTGCTGGGCGGCGGGCACCTCGTCGGCGGCCGCGCTGATCTCGCCCTGCACGACCCGGTTGGCGAGGTCGCCGACGCCGCCCTCCCAGCCCTCGGGGTGGTCGAGGTTGCCCTGGACGATGCTGACCAGCACCGAGCCCATCCCGGCGATCGCGACGGCCTCGCCGGTCAGCCGCAT from Streptomyces davaonensis JCM 4913 encodes the following:
- a CDS encoding FAD-dependent monooxygenase, producing the protein MSKPETSGPDSRPVLVVGAGPVGLTAAAELARRGTPVRLVDKTDAPSPLTKALMVWPRTLEVFRGLGATAYIDKHGLPVHSFRYNSGTDPICDIVFGDRTRPMVIVQPDVEELLREAFTDFGGRIEWRTELTRLSQDPDGVLATLRSPDGTESTEEFAYVIGGDGAGSMVRKSLGVEFKGATYPNVFILADTAIDGDLQRDAVHYYCTKNGIMVLVPLYNGRFRVFTAGPPGMRPEDLTEEVLQDFVDKRGPGGLKLYDVSWQTTFSIHARHAERFRAGRVFLAGDAAHIHSPAGGQGLNTGVTDAHNLAWKLALVHRGAAAPGLLDSYGVERAAVAQGVVKQAEVQTKAWMLAKRWQIALRDVSARFAERSGVFDRFYSPWLAGLTNHYPAGPAVDEDRSGRLRRPSNRNGHLLSDDALRESLPVDRYTLLVSLPPTGTRPPRLTELTETYGGLLTVRSAPGRRFSAVLVRPDHYVAAQDTTPELTRIHGHLATLAPAGSLTKEGHSA